The following are encoded in a window of Spea bombifrons isolate aSpeBom1 chromosome 2, aSpeBom1.2.pri, whole genome shotgun sequence genomic DNA:
- the SYT6 gene encoding synaptotagmin-6 → MNTAKEEHENLCHKAVRIVKDLCNKQVEGLELGTCKEFLLLLPSDQKLHVTEPDLSVSLLAVIVIVCGLALVAVFLFLFWKLWWVPWRNKTVTSNPTAPQNVSTLTSVNNDKEVMADKLKDASNLGFLEAAVKISHTSPDIPAEVQMSMKEHVMRRTRMQRQTTEPASSTRHISFKRHLPRQMHVSSVDFGTETLQVTEQPTSIGRIKPELYKQKSVDSEDTKKDDAKTCGKINFTLKYDYENENLIVRILKAFDLPIKDFCGSSDPYVKIYLLPDRKRKFQTRVHRKTLNPTFDESFQFPVPYDELPSRKLHLSVFDFDRFSRHDMIGEVILENLFEVSDLSRETSIWKDIQYATTESVDLGEIMFSLCYLPTAGRLTLTVIKCRNLKAMDITGYSDPYVKVSLLCDGRRLKKKKTTIKKNTLNPTYNEAIIFDIPPESMDQVSLLISIMDYDRVGHNEIIGVCRAGNNTEGLGRDHWNEMLAYPRKPITHWHPLVEMKKSFKEWQGRAASFDSQGSCPSPKPPPTP, encoded by the exons ACCTGTCCGTCAGCCTCCTTGCAGTGATAGTTATTGTGTGTGGCCTGGCCCTGGTGGCAgtatttctctttctcttttggAAGCTGTGGTGGGTGCCCTGGAGGAACAAGACAGTGACTTCTAACCCAACCGCACCGCAGAACGTATCTACTCTTACCAGCGTCAACAACGACAAAGAAGTCATGGCAGACAAACTGAAGGATGCGAGCAACTTGGGCTTCTTGGAGGCAGCTGTTAAGATCAGTCACACTTCTCCTGATATCCCGGCTGAGGTCCAGATGTCAATGAAAGAACATGTTATGCGTCGTACAAGGATGCAGAGGCAAACAACTGAGCCTGCCTCTTCGACCAG acacatttccttcaaaaGACATTTGCCCCGTCAGATGCACGTGTCAAGTGTCGATTTCGGAACAGAGACACTCCAAGTCACCGAGCAACCAACTAGCATCGGAAGGATAAAACCTGAGTTATATAAGCAAAAATCTGTAGACTCTGAAGATACCAAGAAGGATGATGCAAAAACCTGTGGAAAGATCAACTTCACACTGAAGTACGACTATGAGAATGAGAATCTCATAGTCCGGATTCTCAAAGCATTTGACCTTCCTATTAAAGATTTTTGTGGAAGCTCTGATCCATATGTCAAGATTTACCTTCTACCTGACAGGAAAAGAAAATTCCAAACTCGGGTTCACAGAAAGACACTCAATCCAACATTTGATGAGTCATTTCAGTTTCCTGTTCCATACGATGAACTGCCCAGTCGGAAACTGCATCTCAGTGTTTTTGACTTTGATAGGTTTTCCAGGCATGATATGATCGGAGAAGTCATTTTGGAAAACCTGTTTGAGGTGTCAGACCTGTCAAGGGAAACATCTATCTGGAAGGATATCCAATATGCGACTACG gaaagtgTGGACCTCGGTGAAATTATGTTTTCACTCTGTTATCTACCTACTGCAGGACGTCTCACCTTAACAGTAATTAAATGTAGGAACCTTAAAGCTATGGACATCACTGGCTACTCAG ATCCATACGTCAAGGTATCGCTTCTTTGTGATGGACGCaggttgaaaaagaaaaaaactaccaTTAAGAAGAATACATTGAACCCGACATACAATGAAGCCATCATTTTTGATATACCCCCAGAGAGCATGGACCAAGTCAGCCTTTTAATTTCAATAATGGATTATGATAG AGTTGGACACAATGAAATTATTGGTGTGTGCCGAGCTGGTAACAATACAGAAGGACTTGGAAGAGACCATTGGAATGAGATGTTGGCATATCCACGGAAACCTATAACCCATTGGCACCCACTGGTGGAAATGAAGAAGTCATTTAAGGAG TGGCAAGGCCGAGCTGCAAGTTTTGATAGCCAGGGATCATGCCCTTCCCCAAAACCACCACCAACTCCTTGA